From Fundulus heteroclitus isolate FHET01 chromosome 5, MU-UCD_Fhet_4.1, whole genome shotgun sequence, a single genomic window includes:
- the dand5 gene encoding DAN domain family member 5 codes for MAFLLSLILLSTWAASALMLPYNSLPRESSDELESSGGEADRAVQGVVKVVQLDPGNLVHSGFFRRGLAHRGPPFHTSRLPFPAFLSRGRPGPAAAPKDAVSPLRHLRPKRPTETDVRKKQGLLMWQRVMDKGGKVSLPVNLKDTKQTCAAVPFTQHVTADGCQTVTVHNKLCFGQCSSLFVPSEGEFADLSPGTGAFRRRAPCSRCAPFKAQTVTVPLRCGARVQEKRVMVVEECKCETGREERGAEAAAHTHL; via the exons ATGGCTTTCCTCCTCAGCCTGATCCTTCTGTCCACCTGGGCAGCTTCAGCTCTCATGCTTCCCTATAACTCTCTGCCGAGAGAGTCCAGTGATGAATTGGAATCATCGGGCGGCGAAGCTGACCGAGCTGTGCAGGGAGTAGTCAAGGTGGTCCAGCTGGACCCTGGGAACCTGGTCCACTCGGGGTTCTTCAGGAGAGGACTGGCTCACAGGGGGCCTCCTTTCCACACCTCCAGACTGCCTTTCCCTGCCTTCCTGTCTCGGGGGCGTCCAGGCCCTGCCGCAGCCCCCAAGGACGCCGTCAGTCCGCTACGCCACCTGCGCCCCAAAAGACCCACGGAGACAGATGTGAGGAAGAAGCAAGGGCTGCTGATGTGGCAGAGGGTCATGGATAAAGGAGGGAAGGTGTCGCTGCCTGTTAACTTGAAGGACACCAAGCAGACGTGCGCGGCGGTGCCTTTTACTCAG CATGTGACGGCAGATGGATGCCAAACAGTGACGGTGCACAACAAGCTGTGCTTCGGCCAGTGCAGCTCCCTCTTTGTCCCATCCGAGGGGGAGTTCGCCGATCTGAGCCCCGGAACGGGGGCCTTCCGCCGACGGGCCCCCTGCTCCCGCTGTGCCCCTTTCAAAGCTCAGACTGTCACCGTGCCCCTGCGCTGCGGAGCCCGGGTCCAGGAGAAGAGAGTGATGGTGGTGGAGGAGTGCAAGTGTGAGACGGGCCGCGAGGAGAGAGGCGCCGAGGCCGCTGCTCACACACACCTGTAA